The Musa acuminata AAA Group cultivar baxijiao chromosome BXJ2-5, Cavendish_Baxijiao_AAA, whole genome shotgun sequence genomic interval CGTTAAGACAACTAAGAGATTCGAACTAAAATCTAGTGGCCACCATTTTGTGGGACCCGGTAATTGGCTGAGCCCGCCACGTCGGGTCCACATGGACCAACTCTGCCTGTACACAGCATCCACTCGTGTGCACGACGACCAAACCTGCCGCGGTCACACGGGAGCCGGCGGGTGGGGCGACAGCGGAGCCCATTTGAATCAGGCAAATCGTACGAAGCATTGAAGGCCACGTGGTGCGTTCGTCTGCCGACGGTCTCCGTTCGAGGCGACACGGAGGCCTGGCAGGGAATCCGGCTTCCGTCGCCTGGACTCACGCCACGTCCGCATTCTACTCTACGACCCAATTCTTGAACGACCTCAGCCAATCTCCTGGCTTTCAAAAACTCCTACTGCCATTCCTGCGACCTACACGCTTCCCAGTGCACTGACTACAATGTAAAATTAATGGCATCCGCATGGGTATCCGACCCACCTTACTTCGTTGACAATTCTTCAGCTAAAGACTGACGTGTCGTTCTATGACACGCAACGATTGCCTGCGTGGGTCGCGGGCGTAAGTTTTGTCGGTGAGGACAACACCCGGCAGGGAGGAGTCAGTAATTTTGCGGGGCATCAGAAACCACGTGGTCGACTACTCTCCCACGCGAGTCCTGTGCCAGATAGAGTTGCCCCACGTGGCGACACCAAAACACCTCTGTCGATCTGTCGGGCCATGAGAACATGACACCTCGACCACCTTTCAAACTAATTTACTAGACTGACCTTGGCACAACGTTCCCTACGAGCTACACGCGTACATCTCTTAGCGACTTTTACTGTAAGCACTCTATCGAAAGCTACACGTAGGCTCTCCATTTCCAACATAATAAAATGCTCGTTGGAACTCTCAGCCAAGGCTTTATTGGGGGTGCCTTCAGTTCTCGAGGTTAATCCCATCTGTCGTAATTTTCTCGAAAGCTATGACCGTTTCGGAAGCGACACTCCCGACCCGTCACCAGCTGTCATCATCGGACTCCGGTCTGTCATGTTTTCGCTACACGACAAAATAGCCGACGCGTGACGCTCCTCCTATAACAACTCGCGCCTCGTCTCCGACGGAAAGCGAAACGGCAACGGAGATTTCAAATTGAGAGCAAAAGAGGGGCCAATTCAATCGGCATTGCTTTCTCCTCGGCGATGGGGGGTTGCAGCTCGTGCGcctcggcggcggcggtggtggtgggggCCGCGGGGACGGCGAAGGTGGTTCTTCCCGACGGTGGGCTCCGCGAGTACTCGCGGCCGGTGACGGCCGTTGGCGCGCTGGGCAAGGACGCCGCGTGCTTCTTCGTGTGCGATGCGGACGAGATGGAGTTCGATGCGTTCGTCTCCGGGGTGGGCGGCCAGGAGGAGCTCCGCCCTGGGCAGCTCTACTTCGCGCTCCCGCGGTCGATGCTGAAGCGCCCGCTCCAGGCCGAGGACCTCGCGAGGCTCGCGGTGAAGGCGAGCGCCGCGCTGGTGGGCGCCGCGGGTCAGTGCGGCGGGGGGGTTGTGTCACCACAGGTGTTTCCCGCAGgggtgtcggtggcggtgcccatcggcgggagggaggaggagaaggcgcGGAGGTGTAGTAGAGGCGGTGGCGGACGGCGCAAGTTTGCGCCGGATCTGAGCGCCATTCCGGAATAGAGAGGTAAAAGAGGGGGAGGCGGAAACCTTGAATACAAGATCGGGCGGAACGATCTGAACCGTCCAAGTGAAAGAGTTCGATGGTCATCACGGGCAGACGTCGACCGGTGGATCGAGGATGGACGTTCGAGATCTAATTAATCGATGGGATGATGTAGGAGGTCGACGCGATCGGAAGCTTTTGGCAACGCAGCCAATCGGAAAATTTTGGTCTATTAATtctgtaaataaaataaaatatttgggggatttctttttccaatttccacgcaaaaacaaataaaaaatgatgtcaaTAATACTAGAGAACTTTGTCGGCAATTGCAAGTGTCTTGAGGAGGCTATAGAATATTGTATGGGCTTCTGTTGTCATTATCTCATGGATTTGGGCTCGATCCATGTCGACGACTCATTTCTCTTCTATAGCAAAGCAATCAGGAGAAGCTGTGACTGCTGCAGTAATACAAACGAGTACCGAGTGCTGGATGCTGACCAGCTATGGATATGCTTCTACGGCAAGGAAGAAAGAGGGCAAGAGACGTCGAAATCAAcagtaccaccaccaccaccaccaccgtcacCATCCCACCCTTCCCGATCTTTTTGACCTGCTCACTTTTGCTGGATCACATGAGATGACCAGCCGGAGGAGGAGACTTCCACGAAAGCAGGCCGGCGTGACCTGCTGCGCTCCAGCTCAAGGAAAAAGCCACCCGTCACGGCCACGGGTGACCCGTGAGGCCAACCCCATCCGAAGCTACCCAGAAAGATTCCCCTCCCCGTCGTTTCCTACTCTGCCCTTCCCCTCCTCTCTGCATCGTTGTCCTCGTCCTTTCCACAAACATCTCATGTGCAATCGTCTTCCTCCTGTTCGATGCTGTCGTTCCGTACATGCTTCTTGATGGTCGGATAAGACCACGAAGCTGAGCTCTCGCTGGACTTGAGGGCAGACAGATCGTTCGCGGAAACGTTAGATTTGATCAGAGGAAGAAGATGGACGAGTTGGTGCTTTGCGCATTCTCTGTGGGGGTCAAAGTAGCGGCGTTCGCACGCTATGGAATGGGTCAAAGCGAAGGTTAGTTTGGTAAATCTGCGAGAATCCAGTTGCGTCCGCTGCGTTATATCAAGTCCACTGATGGGTCTCAGCGGTCAGTGAGCGTCCCTCTCTCTCATGCACACGTCGCGAGCCGGGAGAGATACGTGATGGGGAACTGTGCGCCGGTGTCGTCCAAGgtcaggcagcagcagcagcagcagcaacggcgCTGGACGGCGCAGTGGTCCTCCTCGGCGACGGCGAAGGTGATACGCGCCGACGGGAAGATGGAGGAGTACGAGACGGCGGTGCCGGCGGGGCGCGTGGTCGCGAGGAGCCCGGGGTACTACGTCTGCAGCGGCGAGGCGATGCAGGTGGGGGCTCATCCGCCGGTGGTGGGGGAAGGGGAGAAGCTGCAGCCCGGGCAGCTGTACTTCCTACTCCCGCTCTCCTACTCCCACCGCCCCCTCTCCCTCCCCGACCTCTGCCTCTTCGCCGCCAAGGCCAGCGCCGCCCTCCGCCTGCCCTCCTGACGTGCATGCCATCATCGATTCTGTGTGCCGTCGTTAATAGAACAGCAGCAGAAGCCATTTTTGCGTAAAGACGATACGGCTAAAACCCAAAGCTATATGTTCCGTCTTCATCCTCGTATTCATATGAAGCTAAGATTGTTTCGGATCGATGAGGGTTGAAATCAAGAACCGGAAACAGTTTCTTTGCCCTTCTCTACGATGCTCACTCGCAGCAGAGCACGAACGAAACAAAGAGAGAGTGTCATGGGAAGAGCTTcgactcttcttcttcccctcggCATGTTGCGAGGGAGCCATTCATTATTAATCTCTGGTTGCACACTCAGTTTCCAAAGCTTACCGAAGtggtattcttcttcttcttcttcttcttcttcttcttcttcttctattagaCTATATTCAAACCCTATATATAAGATATCATTTTATTCATCAGAGGATGCACAAAGCTACCACTTCTTAGGAAGAAGAAGTGAGAAGCCTCATCTCTTCCTTTAAAGCTGCAGCCAAGTGGTCGTAGGCTTCTCCCCAGGCAGCACTCATTTCAGGGCACCATATCTCCGGAACTGCGTGCTTTATGGTATCCAACAACGCAGACCTCACCACCTGCGTAAAAAACCCATTGGCTTGGAATTAACaatcattatcaattggtttgagCGATTCTTCGATGAGTAATAACCTCGAAATGTTTATCGATGACGCCAGCCTTGAGATGAGTGCCCGCCAACTTCTTCGACGTCGTCTCTCTCACCGAAACCTTGCCTTTCTTCCTCAGCTGTGTCGCAGACTCGCACACCTGCAACCGAACACGGCATTGAATGGgggaaggaagaaaggaagggaaggaaggaagaagatatACCATGGTAAACACAGACATGGCATGGGATTTGAGCTTTGGGTTCTTGTCGAGCGGCACGTTGGAGTCGCGCAGGAAGGAGAAGAGTCGAGCGGCTGAAGGTGCGATCTCGAAGACCCTGCCAAGAGCAGAACACACTGTGTGTTGCCGGCGACGCGGTGACGAAGAACAGAGACGGAAGGAAGCAGGCAAGAGAGGCACCTCAAGAAGAACTTCAGTGCAACATCGGCTGCATCCTTCCTCATCGCATTCCATGACCTCACGACGAGAGCCTCCTTCTGTTCACCGAAAGCAATGGCTCGAGACTCCCCCTCGGAAGCCGCCTCCATTTCTGCCTCCTCCGACGAGTTACTCTCTCCGTCCGTGTGTTCATATAGAGCATGGAGAGGTCCGAAAGCCGAGCACAACGAGACAGATGCAGGTACAAGTTGGAACACATGGAAGTGGCAAAGGACTGACACCAAATCCACCTACTAGCACTCGTGGCTGGCTTCTGCCACTCGGGAGATGTGTCGAAGccaacggcggcggcggcggcatctGCTGTTCCTTTGACGTCAACAGATGAGGAAGAAAGATGCAGTTATGGTATTGGTGGCGGCGGAAGACGCGCAGCACGACTCGCGAGAagcatctgctgctgctgctcttcatCCTTATCATCCTGAGATGTTGGCGTTTCTTCTTGCCAAAACACacgatctggaacttccaaaaacccaattttttggatttctaagaaattgttttttcatttttcattttaaaaaatatggaAACAGAATCCTACTTTTGTGACTTCCCAACATATCATTGCAAAAAGAGATTACAAACCAAAACACAAAACACAATAGCCTTTTCCTGCAGTCTGATCAGATCATGTTTATTCTCCAGGAAAAGGAAAGGAGAAACATCCTTCTCCACCTTTGATTCAAGCAGAAACATGAGTCTACTATGTCTGTGTTGGACTCGGTGAAAGCTTGAACTGCTTTGTTATGTGATATCCTTCTTTCAATTAACAATCCTGAAAGATGATGAGAGTAACTTCCAGTAGCAAGTGAAACACCTGAGAAGATGCAGAAGCCATCATCCTTTCGAACTGGTCAGTACAAGCCATGCAATCATCTCCTTGACAAAAAGGCAAATATACTTTTTTACTTTCTATGCCAAAGTTAATGTCAGGATTTCATCAAGGCCAACTGAATTATGCACAGGTGATGATGCATTGCAACCTCTCAATATACAAAATGCATCAGCTCTTTtgtacaagaaaaacaaaataaagaGAGATGAGAATCCTCTTTCACAGCCAGCATCGTGTTATTTGTCAGTTGATCTGAGGAAATGCTAATTCTCTGGAGAGCAGATACCTGAAACTGAAGTTGTGA includes:
- the LOC135612019 gene encoding uncharacterized protein LOC135612019, producing MGGCSSCASAAAVVVGAAGTAKVVLPDGGLREYSRPVTAVGALGKDAACFFVCDADEMEFDAFVSGVGGQEELRPGQLYFALPRSMLKRPLQAEDLARLAVKASAALVGAAGQCGGGVVSPQVFPAGVSVAVPIGGREEEKARRCSRGGGGRRKFAPDLSAIPE
- the LOC103983582 gene encoding uncharacterized protein LOC103983582, which codes for MGNCAPVSSKVRQQQQQQQRRWTAQWSSSATAKVIRADGKMEEYETAVPAGRVVARSPGYYVCSGEAMQVGAHPPVVGEGEKLQPGQLYFLLPLSYSHRPLSLPDLCLFAAKASAALRLPS